The following DNA comes from Flavisolibacter ginsenosidimutans.
TGCCGGATTAAGAGAAAGCAATGTTGAATTAATCAATCACCTTGTAAAGTCAAACAACAAATGACGGTTTCGCGAAGCATAAAGATTTTTGTACCGCTGTTTTCAACAGCGCTTTGTTTTACGGCTGCTGCGCAATCCACTGCCGGTATTACCAACGTTCCCGATACATCGTATTCAACGGCCAGCGCTTACCGCAGCATCCACAAAGCTTATCCCGATGCAACAGCAGCGCCTGAACTACATTCCAGGGAAGTAAAAGAGAAGAAAGGCATTGTTTATTGCACAACCGGCGAACGCAAATTGGTTCTTGATGCTTTTTATCCCTCGGGAAAAACAAAGCAAAAGCGGATTGCAGTGATGATGATTCACGGCGGCGGTTGGCGCTCCGGCAGCAGAACGCAACATTACCCGCTGGCGCAACATTTAGCGGCGTTGGGCTACGTTTGTTTTACACCGGAGTATCGCTTGTCAACCGAAGCGCTTTATCCCGCTGCGGTGCATGATTTAAAAGCCGCGTTGCACTGGATCCATGCAAAGGCGAAGAAGTACAACATTGATACAAACAAAATTGTTGTCGGCGGTTTTTCCGCCGGCGGACAATTGGCCGCACTGATTGGAACCACAAACGGCAATGAAAAATTTGAGGGCAGTGATTGCAACACAAAGTACTCATCGCGTGTGCAAGCCGTCGTTGATTTAGACGGAACGCTTTCCTTTGTTCATCCCGAATCCGGCGAAGGCGACGATAGCAAAAAGCCATCGGCCGGTACGCTTTGGTTTGGCTATTCCAAAAAAGAGAACATTAAGGTTTGGGAAGAAGCTTCTCCGTTAAGCTACGTTGGTCCGAACACCGTTCCTTTTTTGTTCATCAACAGCGGCGTGGCGCGAATGCATGCGGGCCGCGATGATTTTATGAAAGTGCTAAAGGAAAATCACATCTACGTTGATGTAAAAACATTTGCCGATGCGCCGCATCATTTTCCTTTGTTTGAGCCTTGGTTTACGCCGATGGTCAATTACATTGACGAATTTTTAAAGACCGTTTTTCCAACAAAATAATTTTCACCAATGATAAAAAAAGCAACAACGACGATTGTTCTTTTGCTTGTAACGTTCTTTGTATTTGCACAAACATCCAATCCTCAACAATACAAATACACGTTTACGGTGGCGAAGGATGGCAGCGGCGAATTCAGGTACATTCAGGATGCCATTGACGCAATGCGGGTTTATCCGCTGGCGCGAATAACACTTTACATCAAAAACGGTGTGTACAACGAAAAGATTGAACTGCCCGCTACCAATACCGACGTGACATTCATTGGCGAAAGCGTGGACAAAACCATCATCACGTTTAACGATTATTCCGGACGTGGAAAACTCACAACCTTTACGTCGTACACAGCGAAAATTTCGGGCAACCGTTTTGTTGCGGAGAACATCACCTTCGCCAATTCGGCAGGGCCGGTTGGGCAAGCCGTGGCGCTTTACGTGGATGCGGACAAAGCCGTGTTTAAAAATTGCAAGTTCCTCGGCAACCAGGATACCATTTTTGCCGCAGGGGAAAACGCAAGGCAATACTTTGTTGAGTGCTACATTGAAGGCACAACCGATTTTATTTTCGGTCCGTCAACGGCTGTTTTTCAATCGTGTACCATAAAAGAAAAAACGAATTCTTTCATCACCGCCGCCAGCACCACGCCGGGAAAAAAGTTTGGCTACGTTTTTTTTGATTGCAAGATCATTGCCGACAGTTCCGTAACAAAAGTTCATCTCGGAAGGCCCTGGCGTGCCGCGGCAAAAACCGCTTTTATTCGTTGCGAATTGCCCAAACAAATCGCACCCGAAGGCTGGAACAATTGGGGCAACGCTCAAAACGAAACCACTACGCTTTATGCCGAATACAAAAACACCGGCGAAGGCGCGGCCACAAAAGCCCGTGCGCCCTGGGCCAAACAATTAAGCGACAAGGAAGCGAAAGAATACACGCTGGAAAATATTTTTTCAAACAGTTTGTTGGTTGCACAAGAATCGGATTGGTTTCAACGCGTTGACTTGAAAAATTTCGAATGGCCGTCGGCAAAAAAATAAGCATGAAGAAACAGGTTTTGCTTTTTGTCGTCTTGCTGATTGCGTTGTTTGGCTTTGCACAAAAGAAGATAATTGTTGCGCAGGACGGCAGCGGCGATCTTAAAACGGTGCAGGCTGCGTTCAACGCAATTCCGTACAAAAACAAAAAGCCCGTTACCGTTTTTGTGAAGAAAGGAATTTATAAAGAAAAAGTTTTGCTCGACAGCACGAAGAATTTTGTAACGCTTGTGGGCGAAGACAAATTCAATACTGTTCTCACCTACGACGATCATACCGGCAAAGTTTCTCCATCAGGGGAAACCATCAACACACGAACATCATCAAGCTTTAAAATTCTGGCCGATGATTTTACCGCAACAAACATTACGTTTCAAAACGATGCAGGCTTTAGTGCGGGACAGGCCGTGGCCGTAGAAGCTGATGGCGATAAGGCAATCTTTCGCAACTGTCGCTTCGTGGGAAATCAAGACATTCTTTTTACCAACAACGACAAGAGCCGGCAGTATTATGAGCATTGTTACATCGAAGGCACCACTGATTTTATTTTCGGATCGTCCACCGTTTGGTTTCAGCAATGCCACATTCACAGCAAAAAAGCTTCACACGTTACTGCCGCCTCCACGCCGAAAGAAAAAGAATTTGGTTACGTGTTTTATGATTGCGTTTTAACCGGCGACAGTTCTATTCACAGCGCTTCGCTTGGCCGTCCGTGGCAGCGTTATGCAAGCGTTGTTTATCTGCATTGTTACATCGGGCAACACATCAGGCCTGAAGGCTGGAGCAATTGGAACAACACGGATAATTATTTGACCACGCGTTACGCCGAATACAAAAGTTACGGTCCATCGTCTGATGCAGCACAACGTGTAAAATGGGCGAAGCAGTTGAGCGATGAAGAAGCGTCACGCATTACGTTGAAAAATGTTTTTAAAGAGTGGAACCCGCTAAAAGAAAAGCCATGAAACGAATTCTCGTATCGCTTACGCTGTTCTCTGCCCTGACTGTTTTTTCACAGCAACCGTACGTTTCTAAAGTTTGGGTGGCCGATAACGGCGACGGCACTTATAAAAATCCAATTCTTCACGCTGATTATTCCGATCCCGATGCCATACGCGTCGGCGATGATTTTTACCTCACGGCTTCTTCCTTTGAAGACGTGCCGGGACTGCCCATACTTCATTCAAACGACTTGGTGAACTGGACGATTATCGGTCATGCATTAAAGCGTCAACCACCGTTTGAACACTTCTCCGTTCCGCGTCACGGGGAAGGCGTGTGGGCGCCTTCATTGCGTTATCACAACGGCGAATTTTATCTCTATTATCCCGATCCTGATTTTGGTATTTACCTCACGAAAGCAAAGACCGCCGCAGGGCCGTGGAGCGACCCAATACTCGTTGCCGAAGGCAAAGGATTGATTGACCCTTGCCCGCTGTGGGACGAAGACGGACAGATTTATTTGGTTCACGCATTTGCCGGCAGTCGCGCAGGCATTAAAAGCGTGATTGCCGTAAAGAAGTTGAACAAGGAAGGAACCAAAGCAATGGATAACGGCGTGCTGGTTTACGACGGTCACGAACTTGATCCCACCATCGAAGGCCCGAAGTTTTACAAACGCAATAATTACTATTACATTTTTGCGCCGGCAGGCGGTGTGCCCACAGGTTGGCAACTCGTTCTTCGTTCAAAAAACGTTTACGGTCCTTACGAAAGAAAAGTGGTGATGGACCAGGGGTCATCACCCACGAACGGTCCGCACCAGGGTGCCTGGGTTACGACGCAAACGGGCGAAGATTGGTTTTTGCATTTTCAGGACAAAGACGCCTATGGACGCATTCTGCACCTGCAACCCATGAAGTGGATAAAAAATTGGCCGGTGATCGGCGTGGATCGTGACGGCGATGGAAAAGGCGAACCGGTGACCCGTTACAAGAAGCCAAACGTTGGCAAAACCTATCCCGTTCAAACACCTGCAGAAAGCGATGAATTCAACGGAACAACAGTAGGGTTGCAATGGCAATGGATGGCCAATTCAAAAGCAACATGGTACTTCATGAACCCATCCAAAGGAAGCCTGCGATTGTTCTCCGATAAGCTTCCCGACAGTGCCAAAAATTTATGGGATGCACCCAATGTTCTTTTGCAAAAATTCCCGGCAGAAGAATTCATGGTCACAACAAAACTTACGTTCTTGCCCAACACAAAACTGGAGAACGAAAAAGCAGGACTGGTGGTGATGGGTTTTAGTTATGCAGGTCTTGCCTTAAAGAATAAAAAAGACGGAATCTATTTGGTGCACACCCTTTGTAAAGACGCCGTGAAAGGCAAGAGCGAAAAAGAAACAACGGTAATGAAAATGAATTCGCCAACCGTTTACTTACGCGTAAAAATTGCCAAAGGCGGCAAATGCAATTTTAGTTACAGCCTTGACGGAAAATCTTTCACAAACACCGGCGATGAGTTTACGGCCGAAGTGGGACGATGGATTGGCGCAAAGGTTGGTTTGTTCTGTACCCGGGAAACACAAATCAACGATAGCGGCTATGCTGATATTGACTGGTTCAGAGTGGAACCGGCGCAATAAAATTTCGCAGAAACAATCAGGCTTCTTCTTTGTGCCGTAACGTTGTCAACTGCCGTTTGCCGTGCAATAAAATTTTCAGCGTTCTTCTTTTGAGCGAAATGTGCGTACTCATTTCTTCGTACTCTTCGATGCGGTGCTTGTATGCGCCCAAAATATCTTTATACGATACCAATCCAACAATTTCTTTTGTTTGCGGTGCCGTTACAGGCAGCACGTCAATGTTCTCCTTTGCCATCAGTTCAACCGCTGTCTTCAACCGATCATCGCCGGTAACGGTAACGGGTTTTCGTTTTATTAAACGGCTGATCGGTTGGTCAGTAGCATGATGTGTACTCAACAAGTTAGAAGCACTGATAACGCCTTGAAAAATGCCGCCGGCGGTAGCCACTACGTAATAGCTGCGCTGGGCTTTTTTATTGGCTTGCAGCCAGGCTCTTACTTCCGCTACCGTGCTGTCGGCACTCAATACAAAATCGTGTTCGTTTATCACCTGTTCCACCGTTAAGCGGTCAAGGATATCCGGTTCGTAACTGTACGGCGTTTGCACCCCGCGGCGTGCAATCTTTTCGGTCATGATGGTGTTCTCCATTAAAAAATACGAGATGAAATAAGCCGCGATGCAAGCCGCAAGCAAGGGCAGCAAAGCGTTCACCTGGCCGGTACTTTCAATGGCAAAAACAATGGATGTAAGCAAGGCTCTTGAAGCGCCTGCAAACATGGCCGACATCCCGATCATGGCGGCTATCGGAAGCACCACGCCGGCGTGTGGAAAAAGGCTGATGGCGGCCATTCCCAACAAGGAACCTGCAGCGCCGCCGATGGTTAACAAAGGCGCCAGCGTACCGCCCGATGTGCCGCTGCCCAGTGCAATGGCCCAGGAAATAAATTTTAAAAGGCACAACGCCAGAATAACCTGCAGTGTCATTTGGCCGGATAAAATTGCCGTAATGTTTTCGTAGCCAACACCCAGTGTTCTTGGGGCGAAATAACCTACAATGCCTACGCCCAAACCACCAATGGCCGGCCACCACATCCAATGCACCGGAAGCTTTTCAAAGGCATCTTCAATGAAATAAACAATCTTGGTGATCAGTGCCGATAAAAAGCCGATAATGATGCCGATAACGCTGTAAACAGCCAGCGC
Coding sequences within:
- a CDS encoding alpha/beta hydrolase, with the translated sequence MTVSRSIKIFVPLFSTALCFTAAAQSTAGITNVPDTSYSTASAYRSIHKAYPDATAAPELHSREVKEKKGIVYCTTGERKLVLDAFYPSGKTKQKRIAVMMIHGGGWRSGSRTQHYPLAQHLAALGYVCFTPEYRLSTEALYPAAVHDLKAALHWIHAKAKKYNIDTNKIVVGGFSAGGQLAALIGTTNGNEKFEGSDCNTKYSSRVQAVVDLDGTLSFVHPESGEGDDSKKPSAGTLWFGYSKKENIKVWEEASPLSYVGPNTVPFLFINSGVARMHAGRDDFMKVLKENHIYVDVKTFADAPHHFPLFEPWFTPMVNYIDEFLKTVFPTK
- a CDS encoding pectinesterase family protein, encoding MIKKATTTIVLLLVTFFVFAQTSNPQQYKYTFTVAKDGSGEFRYIQDAIDAMRVYPLARITLYIKNGVYNEKIELPATNTDVTFIGESVDKTIITFNDYSGRGKLTTFTSYTAKISGNRFVAENITFANSAGPVGQAVALYVDADKAVFKNCKFLGNQDTIFAAGENARQYFVECYIEGTTDFIFGPSTAVFQSCTIKEKTNSFITAASTTPGKKFGYVFFDCKIIADSSVTKVHLGRPWRAAAKTAFIRCELPKQIAPEGWNNWGNAQNETTTLYAEYKNTGEGAATKARAPWAKQLSDKEAKEYTLENIFSNSLLVAQESDWFQRVDLKNFEWPSAKK
- a CDS encoding pectinesterase family protein, translated to MKKQVLLFVVLLIALFGFAQKKIIVAQDGSGDLKTVQAAFNAIPYKNKKPVTVFVKKGIYKEKVLLDSTKNFVTLVGEDKFNTVLTYDDHTGKVSPSGETINTRTSSSFKILADDFTATNITFQNDAGFSAGQAVAVEADGDKAIFRNCRFVGNQDILFTNNDKSRQYYEHCYIEGTTDFIFGSSTVWFQQCHIHSKKASHVTAASTPKEKEFGYVFYDCVLTGDSSIHSASLGRPWQRYASVVYLHCYIGQHIRPEGWSNWNNTDNYLTTRYAEYKSYGPSSDAAQRVKWAKQLSDEEASRITLKNVFKEWNPLKEKP
- a CDS encoding glycoside hydrolase family 43 protein; protein product: MKRILVSLTLFSALTVFSQQPYVSKVWVADNGDGTYKNPILHADYSDPDAIRVGDDFYLTASSFEDVPGLPILHSNDLVNWTIIGHALKRQPPFEHFSVPRHGEGVWAPSLRYHNGEFYLYYPDPDFGIYLTKAKTAAGPWSDPILVAEGKGLIDPCPLWDEDGQIYLVHAFAGSRAGIKSVIAVKKLNKEGTKAMDNGVLVYDGHELDPTIEGPKFYKRNNYYYIFAPAGGVPTGWQLVLRSKNVYGPYERKVVMDQGSSPTNGPHQGAWVTTQTGEDWFLHFQDKDAYGRILHLQPMKWIKNWPVIGVDRDGDGKGEPVTRYKKPNVGKTYPVQTPAESDEFNGTTVGLQWQWMANSKATWYFMNPSKGSLRLFSDKLPDSAKNLWDAPNVLLQKFPAEEFMVTTKLTFLPNTKLENEKAGLVVMGFSYAGLALKNKKDGIYLVHTLCKDAVKGKSEKETTVMKMNSPTVYLRVKIAKGGKCNFSYSLDGKSFTNTGDEFTAEVGRWIGAKVGLFCTRETQINDSGYADIDWFRVEPAQ
- a CDS encoding chloride channel protein, with product MLKKDQATPGGIPISVSLEENFAPTLNEAKNHSDKKRLLYISMLAVGIAAVISGVAKLLVYLINLCTNLSFHHQFSFAASSPATNNYGLWVIVVPVIGGVIVGLMALYGSKAIRGHGIPEAMEQILTNKSKIKPAITFLKPISAAISIGTGGPFGAEGPIIATGGAFGSTVGQLLKISHYERKILLAAGATAGMAAIFGSPIAAIFLAIELLLFEFSPRSILPVALACITGAAGHHFFFEAGPVFPMPAVAVPGNEALAVYSVIGIIIGFLSALITKIVYFIEDAFEKLPVHWMWWPAIGGLGVGIVGYFAPRTLGVGYENITAILSGQMTLQVILALCLLKFISWAIALGSGTSGGTLAPLLTIGGAAGSLLGMAAISLFPHAGVVLPIAAMIGMSAMFAGASRALLTSIVFAIESTGQVNALLPLLAACIAAYFISYFLMENTIMTEKIARRGVQTPYSYEPDILDRLTVEQVINEHDFVLSADSTVAEVRAWLQANKKAQRSYYVVATAGGIFQGVISASNLLSTHHATDQPISRLIKRKPVTVTGDDRLKTAVELMAKENIDVLPVTAPQTKEIVGLVSYKDILGAYKHRIEEYEEMSTHISLKRRTLKILLHGKRQLTTLRHKEEA